From Methylomonas sp. EFPC3, a single genomic window includes:
- a CDS encoding type II toxin-antitoxin system RelE/ParE family toxin: MTYSVVFKPSAEKAFSKLPNEIQKRLYAAACDLAENPRPPGFKKLHGVDDLYRIRVGDYRMVYTIEDCQLKILVVAIGHRREIYR, from the coding sequence ATGACCTATAGCGTTGTATTCAAACCAAGCGCCGAAAAAGCCTTTTCAAAACTTCCAAACGAGATTCAAAAGCGCCTCTATGCGGCGGCTTGCGATTTAGCCGAAAATCCACGGCCGCCAGGCTTCAAGAAACTGCACGGCGTTGATGATCTTTACCGCATCCGCGTAGGAGATTACCGGATGGTCTATACCATCGAAGATTGTCAATTAAAAATCCTTGTGGTTGCCATCGGCCACCGTCGAGAAATCTATCGTTAG
- a CDS encoding matrixin family metalloprotease encodes MKNRNSILLPAMLAGLLAGPAAAVTIHFDYSYDGGFFSGSNLSRRTTLDAAGQYFSAMLQDTLAAIDSNGSNQFTAVFSRPDSGATANLASFDVAADTLTVFVGGRDLGGNSLGLGGPGGYSISGTQSFLNQAAYRGESGAQTNPPTDFATWGGSISFDADSAWYFDSDPASTESFSGFDFYSVALHELGHVLGIGAANSWSRWLQGGKFTGLESKLVNGGQDVLLSADAAHWQSGQTSTINGLGSYQAAMTPNIAAGTRKNFTDLDLAALSDIGWEVAATTPARQVPLPEPAYWLFAVGLAAIGQRLLGRDAAPLPG; translated from the coding sequence TTGAAAAACAGGAATTCGATTTTGTTGCCGGCAATGCTGGCCGGTTTACTGGCCGGCCCGGCGGCGGCTGTCACCATCCATTTCGACTACAGCTACGACGGCGGCTTCTTTTCCGGCAGCAATCTGTCCAGACGCACCACGCTGGATGCGGCGGGCCAATATTTCTCGGCAATGCTGCAAGACACTCTGGCGGCTATCGATTCCAACGGCAGCAACCAGTTCACTGCGGTCTTCAGCCGGCCGGACAGCGGCGCGACCGCAAATTTGGCATCGTTCGACGTTGCCGCCGACACGCTGACCGTATTCGTCGGCGGCCGCGACTTGGGCGGCAACTCGCTGGGCTTGGGCGGACCGGGCGGCTACAGCATCTCCGGCACCCAGAGCTTCTTGAATCAGGCCGCCTATCGCGGCGAGAGCGGCGCCCAAACCAATCCGCCAACGGATTTTGCCACCTGGGGCGGGTCTATCAGTTTCGACGCCGATTCGGCCTGGTATTTCGATAGCGATCCCGCCAGCACCGAGTCGTTTAGCGGCTTCGATTTTTACTCGGTGGCCTTGCACGAATTGGGGCACGTGCTCGGCATCGGCGCCGCCAATTCCTGGAGCCGCTGGCTGCAAGGCGGCAAATTCACCGGCCTGGAATCGAAATTGGTCAACGGCGGTCAGGACGTGCTGCTGTCGGCCGACGCCGCGCATTGGCAATCCGGGCAAACCAGTACCATCAACGGCCTGGGCAGCTACCAAGCGGCAATGACGCCGAATATCGCCGCCGGCACCCGCAAGAATTTTACCGACCTGGATCTGGCGGCGCTCTCCGACATCGGTTGGGAAGTGGCGGCCACCACACCCGCCCGCCAAGTACCGTTACCCGAGCCGGCTTATTGGTTATTCGCCGTGGGGCTGGCCGCCATCGGCCAGCGCTTGCTCGGCCGCGACGCCGCCCCTCTGCCGGGTTGA
- the xrtM gene encoding exosortase family protein XrtM — protein sequence MANPIELTTPSASMAAKLRRWRFPLLFAGIYGLMHRAYFQIPDEVLRDTLYHWGLVRPDAALIDLLAPGERVAAVGNHLVSARANLEVVRGCDGSGALFLVVSAMLAYPAELGRKLAGVLAAAVFMYLLNLLRIAAIYVVVAYYPAWFLPAHTYFAPTLIVVLGCLFFAWWAAWGGADADGNRSVS from the coding sequence ATGGCAAATCCAATCGAATTGACCACTCCTTCCGCATCGATGGCGGCCAAGCTTCGGCGGTGGCGGTTTCCGTTGTTGTTTGCCGGCATCTACGGTTTGATGCATCGGGCTTATTTCCAAATTCCGGACGAGGTCTTGCGGGACACGCTTTACCATTGGGGCCTGGTGCGGCCCGATGCGGCCTTGATCGATCTATTGGCGCCGGGCGAACGGGTGGCGGCCGTCGGTAACCATTTGGTTTCGGCGCGGGCAAACTTGGAGGTCGTGCGTGGATGCGACGGTTCCGGTGCACTGTTTCTGGTGGTGTCGGCCATGCTGGCGTATCCGGCTGAGCTTGGTCGCAAACTGGCCGGCGTATTGGCTGCGGCGGTTTTCATGTATCTGCTCAACCTGCTGCGCATCGCCGCGATTTATGTTGTCGTTGCCTATTATCCGGCTTGGTTTCTGCCGGCCCATACCTATTTTGCGCCGACCTTGATCGTCGTGTTGGGCTGCTTGTTTTTTGCCTGGTGGGCGGCGTGGGGAGGTGCGGATGCCGATGGAAACCGCAGCGTTAGTTAA
- a CDS encoding type II toxin-antitoxin system MqsA family antitoxin has product MKCPSCAVGELVHDTRDVPYTYKGGTTVIPLVTGDFCPACDEVITDAEESKRTMALMLEFNKQVNASIVDPGFIASVRKKLALDQREASEIFGGGINAFSRYENGKTKPPLALVKLLKVLDRHPELLDEIRAA; this is encoded by the coding sequence ATGAAATGTCCATCCTGTGCGGTTGGCGAGCTGGTACACGATACCCGTGACGTGCCTTACACCTATAAAGGCGGAACTACCGTAATTCCGTTGGTGACTGGCGATTTTTGCCCGGCCTGCGATGAAGTGATTACCGATGCGGAAGAATCCAAACGCACCATGGCTTTGATGCTGGAATTCAACAAGCAGGTCAATGCCTCGATTGTAGACCCCGGCTTTATCGCCAGCGTTCGCAAGAAACTGGCACTCGACCAGCGAGAAGCGTCGGAGATTTTCGGCGGCGGTATCAATGCCTTTTCCCGCTACGAGAACGGCAAGACCAAGCCACCGCTGGCCCTGGTGAAATTGCTAAAAGTCCTAGACCGCCATCCGGAGTTGTTGGACGAGATACGGGCAGCATAA